In uncultured Cohaesibacter sp., a genomic segment contains:
- a CDS encoding PhnD/SsuA/transferrin family substrate-binding protein, whose product MFLAAGAGFVPSSNLQAQEGVERHALEALDDATRNALPSQFPATDQAPLPDSGSIIDRTAPDPANTIELLDNKPPLRIGLVAERGASYLQAQIEPFRSYMQDSLSRPVEVIAFNSMTTLMAAHISHQVDYSIYPASIFSMAYASCGCLTPMVAPVSREAPDGVYMVLVVRGASGIKSLADLSGRSMALSSKNGAVPFYMAMNELKKSGLNPERDLASLVGRDNPGDALALLEDGTVDAALVWSTTPYNQSLFTSEGAISAYTRSRNQGSNGRRDGATNPDFLSIWHSPAIPAGPHVIHNEVSKQDRAELINALKDMNKLDPAAYDAVERRYDGGFRSVELKDYEPLIEIATKR is encoded by the coding sequence ATGTTTCTGGCCGCGGGGGCTGGGTTCGTCCCCTCAAGCAACCTGCAGGCTCAGGAAGGCGTGGAACGTCACGCTCTCGAAGCGCTGGATGATGCGACAAGGAATGCCCTGCCGTCGCAGTTCCCTGCAACTGACCAGGCACCGCTGCCCGATAGCGGCTCCATCATCGACCGGACGGCACCGGACCCGGCCAACACGATCGAGCTTCTCGACAACAAGCCCCCCTTGCGCATCGGCCTTGTTGCCGAACGCGGCGCCAGCTATTTGCAGGCGCAGATCGAGCCCTTCAGATCCTACATGCAGGATAGCCTGTCGCGACCGGTGGAGGTCATTGCCTTCAACTCGATGACCACCCTGATGGCCGCCCATATCAGCCATCAGGTCGACTATTCTATCTATCCCGCCAGTATTTTCTCCATGGCCTATGCCTCCTGTGGCTGCCTGACCCCCATGGTGGCCCCGGTTTCTCGGGAAGCGCCCGATGGCGTCTACATGGTACTCGTGGTGCGTGGGGCAAGCGGTATCAAGAGTCTGGCCGATCTCTCCGGCCGGTCCATGGCGCTTTCCTCAAAGAATGGGGCAGTACCCTTCTACATGGCGATGAATGAGCTGAAGAAATCCGGTCTCAACCCCGAGCGGGACTTGGCCTCGCTGGTTGGCAGGGATAATCCGGGCGATGCCCTTGCTCTGCTGGAGGACGGCACAGTGGATGCCGCACTGGTCTGGTCGACCACCCCCTACAACCAATCCCTCTTTACCAGCGAAGGCGCGATCTCAGCCTATACCCGGAGCCGCAACCAGGGCAGCAATGGTCGCAGGGACGGGGCCACAAACCCGGATTTTCTCTCGATCTGGCATTCTCCCGCCATCCCGGCAGGCCCCCATGTCATCCACAATGAGGTCTCAAAGCAGGATCGGGCGGAGCTGATCAATGCTCTCAAGGACATGAACAAGCTTGATCCGGCCGCCT
- a CDS encoding HAD family phosphatase, giving the protein MTKNPSIVVFDIGNVLIRWDMHFLYESYFASKEEIDRFTEETGLHDWNLQQDLGRDWAEAIEMLVKAHPNYEGEIRAYRSRWHDMVPGVIAGTVLIKERLQEMNVPIYAITNFAADTFRECQERFPTLKQFRDIVVSGDEKVVKPDAAIFQRLLERNNLEASDCLFIDDSLPNVEAARAVGMFAHHFKSPFGLAEDLRAHGFAI; this is encoded by the coding sequence ATGACAAAAAATCCATCGATTGTTGTTTTCGATATCGGCAATGTACTCATCCGTTGGGACATGCACTTTCTTTATGAATCCTATTTCGCCAGCAAGGAAGAGATTGACCGCTTTACGGAAGAAACAGGCTTGCATGACTGGAACCTGCAACAGGATCTTGGCCGTGATTGGGCAGAAGCCATCGAAATGCTCGTCAAGGCGCATCCCAACTATGAAGGGGAAATCCGGGCCTATCGCAGCCGTTGGCACGACATGGTGCCCGGTGTCATCGCGGGCACAGTGCTGATCAAGGAACGGCTGCAGGAAATGAATGTGCCGATCTATGCGATCACGAATTTTGCGGCCGACACTTTCCGGGAATGTCAGGAGCGGTTTCCTACCCTTAAACAGTTCCGCGATATCGTGGTATCAGGCGATGAAAAGGTCGTCAAGCCGGATGCAGCCATCTTCCAGCGCCTGCTGGAACGCAACAACCTTGAGGCGTCCGATTGCCTGTTCATCGATGACAGCCTGCCCAATGTGGAAGCAGCGCGCGCGGTCGGTATGTTTGCCCATCACTTCAAGAGCCCGTTCGGGCTTGCCGAAGACCTCCGGGCCCACGGCTTCGCAATCTGA
- a CDS encoding TIGR02281 family clan AA aspartic protease — protein MARLILIALAAVVAFTMLPGVATDWLVARGYMVRSNEGALLSAQSTEVTSRTAAPTHANYNGVRRAVLKPGPGGHFFAKAHINSKVVRAVIDTGATMVALTYEDAKRLGLRLDRQDFRFGVQTANGTVRYARTRIRSIRIDQVEVKNLDVIVAPKGALGMTLIGMGFLSKLKTFRMERGRLVLES, from the coding sequence ATGGCACGCCTCATTCTCATCGCTCTGGCGGCTGTTGTCGCCTTCACCATGCTGCCCGGCGTGGCAACCGATTGGCTTGTCGCCCGCGGCTATATGGTGCGCAGCAATGAAGGGGCCCTGCTCAGCGCTCAATCCACCGAAGTCACCTCCCGGACTGCCGCTCCAACCCATGCCAATTACAACGGCGTGCGCCGTGCCGTGCTGAAACCCGGCCCCGGTGGGCATTTCTTCGCCAAAGCCCATATCAACAGCAAGGTGGTCAGGGCGGTGATCGATACCGGCGCTACCATGGTGGCGTTGACCTATGAGGACGCAAAGCGGCTGGGCCTGCGGCTGGACAGGCAGGACTTCCGGTTTGGTGTCCAGACCGCCAACGGCACAGTCCGGTATGCCCGTACGCGCATCCGCTCCATTCGGATTGATCAGGTCGAGGTGAAGAATCTCGATGTCATAGTGGCCCCGAAAGGAGCCCTTGGCATGACCCTCATCGGCATGGGCTTTCTTAGCAAGCTCAAGACCTTCCGCATGGAGCGCGGGCGGCTCGTGCTGGAAAGCTGA
- the upp gene encoding uracil phosphoribosyltransferase, protein MQQVTVVDHPLVQHKLTIMRDKDTSTASFRQLLREISHLLCYEATRELEMTSKLIETPLMEMRAPTLAGKKLVFASILRAGNGLLEGMLDLVPSARVAHVGLYRDPVTFEAVEYYFKAPEDLEDRLVIAVDPMLATANSAILAINKLKERGAQNIRFVSLLAAPEGIKAFTTAHPDVPVITAAIDKKLNEKNYILPGLGDAGDRMYGTK, encoded by the coding sequence ATGCAGCAGGTAACAGTCGTCGATCATCCGCTTGTCCAGCACAAGCTCACCATCATGCGCGACAAGGACACGTCCACCGCGTCATTTCGTCAGTTGCTGCGGGAGATTTCCCACCTGTTGTGCTATGAAGCAACGCGCGAACTGGAAATGACCAGCAAGCTGATTGAAACGCCCCTCATGGAAATGAGAGCGCCGACCCTTGCTGGCAAGAAACTGGTGTTTGCCTCGATCTTGCGCGCCGGCAACGGTCTGCTGGAAGGCATGCTCGATCTGGTGCCGTCCGCCCGCGTGGCTCATGTGGGCCTCTATCGTGATCCGGTGACCTTCGAGGCTGTCGAATATTATTTCAAGGCTCCGGAAGATCTGGAAGACCGGCTTGTCATTGCAGTTGACCCGATGCTGGCCACCGCCAATTCGGCCATTCTGGCCATCAACAAGCTCAAGGAACGCGGCGCCCAGAACATCCGTTTCGTTTCCCTGCTGGCTGCGCCAGAAGGCATCAAGGCCTTCACGACCGCCCATCCAGACGTGCCGGTGATCACTGCCGCCATCGACAAGAAGCTGAACGAGAAGAACTACATCCTGCCAGGTCTCGGCGATGCCGGCGACCGCATGTATGGTACGAAGTAA
- the add gene encoding adenosine deaminase, with amino-acid sequence MQNTNPVASGQSLLKAELHVHIEGAAHPELVHRLAERHGKNLDAFMRDDGTYIWSDFTNFLQCYDKVAAVICTPEDYADLTEDYLLRNAEEGCFYTEFFLSPDHVALMGMSYDNLLEGISEGYERAKAKSDARGFPLEARFIVTCLRHMGPEAAIDVARRVAARPHPLVTGFGMGGDERLFSQRAFAPAFRIAHDAGLACTTHAGEFGNPLSVIDALDHLPVTRIGHGVRSVEDPDLVRRLVDEAIVLEVCPHSNVALGLYPSLAEHPLATLIEAGVLTTLSSDDPPFFSTSVGKEYDAMAVTNGWGRETMKGFTRRSLEAAFLDEATRAQLLDRLDRS; translated from the coding sequence ATGCAGAACACCAATCCCGTGGCTTCCGGCCAGAGCCTTCTGAAGGCCGAACTCCATGTCCACATCGAAGGGGCGGCTCACCCCGAGCTGGTGCACCGTCTGGCTGAACGCCATGGCAAGAATCTCGACGCCTTCATGCGCGATGACGGCACCTATATCTGGTCCGATTTCACCAATTTCCTTCAATGCTACGACAAGGTGGCCGCGGTCATCTGCACGCCGGAAGACTATGCCGATCTGACCGAGGACTATCTCTTGCGCAATGCTGAAGAGGGGTGCTTCTATACCGAGTTCTTCCTCTCACCCGATCATGTCGCGCTGATGGGCATGAGCTACGACAATCTGCTCGAGGGCATTTCGGAAGGTTATGAGCGGGCAAAGGCCAAGAGCGATGCGAGGGGCTTTCCGCTTGAGGCTCGCTTCATCGTCACCTGTCTGAGGCACATGGGGCCGGAAGCCGCCATCGACGTGGCAAGGCGCGTGGCTGCCCGGCCGCATCCGCTGGTCACCGGTTTCGGCATGGGCGGCGACGAACGCCTCTTCAGCCAGCGGGCGTTTGCCCCGGCTTTCAGGATTGCCCACGACGCCGGGCTTGCCTGCACAACCCACGCCGGAGAGTTCGGCAATCCGTTGAGCGTGATTGATGCGCTGGATCATCTACCGGTGACCCGCATCGGCCATGGTGTGCGCTCAGTGGAAGATCCCGATCTTGTCCGCCGACTGGTCGATGAGGCCATCGTGCTGGAAGTCTGCCCCCATTCCAACGTGGCGCTGGGGCTCTATCCCTCCCTTGCCGAGCATCCGCTGGCGACCTTGATCGAGGCTGGTGTGCTGACGACGCTGTCGTCGGATGATCCGCCCTTCTTCTCCACTTCGGTCGGTAAGGAATATGATGCCATGGCGGTAACGAACGGCTGGGGCCGGGAAACCATGAAAGGCTTCACCCGCCGGTCGCTGGAAGCAGCCTTTCTGGACGAGGCGACAAGAGCGCAGCTGCTGGACCGTCTCGACCGCAGCTGA
- a CDS encoding phosphopentomutase, whose protein sequence is MARAFLLVLDSFGIGNAPDADKFGKPTSDKGSDTLGHIAAACAAGKGDKEGLRSGPLKLPNMDRLGLGLIAEKATGSRPANLAFMGEPEGLCANAVEVSIGKDTPSGHWEIAGVPVPFDWGYFPDTTPTFPPEMTKAFLEKTGLPGILGDKHASGTVIINELGEESIRTGMPICYTSADSVYQIAAHEEHFGLDRLYEICEIAFDLVAPYNIGRVIARPFIGETPADFERTGNRHDYSVLPPEPTLLDRAKDAGRQVLAVGKISDIFAAQGVTKKIKATGNPAIFDETLKAIGEAKDGDLVFSNLVDFDMHFGHRRDVPGYAAALEYFDARLPELEAVLQPGDLVILTADHGCDPTWQGTDHTREQVPVLMFGPGIKGRYAGQRLTFADIGETVADHLGLAPGKHGTSFLKD, encoded by the coding sequence ATGGCACGCGCATTTCTTCTCGTTCTTGACTCTTTCGGCATCGGCAATGCGCCGGACGCTGACAAGTTTGGTAAGCCGACATCAGACAAGGGCTCGGATACGCTGGGCCATATCGCGGCCGCCTGTGCGGCTGGCAAGGGCGACAAGGAAGGCCTCAGATCAGGTCCGCTCAAACTGCCGAACATGGATCGTCTGGGACTGGGGCTGATTGCCGAGAAGGCAACCGGCAGCCGCCCTGCCAATCTTGCCTTTATGGGCGAACCGGAAGGCCTCTGTGCCAACGCGGTGGAAGTCTCCATCGGCAAGGATACGCCCTCGGGCCATTGGGAGATTGCCGGGGTGCCGGTGCCGTTCGACTGGGGCTATTTCCCCGATACCACGCCAACCTTCCCGCCGGAGATGACAAAGGCCTTTCTGGAGAAAACCGGCCTGCCGGGCATCCTTGGCGACAAGCATGCCTCCGGTACGGTGATCATCAATGAACTGGGGGAGGAGAGCATCCGCACCGGCATGCCGATCTGCTACACCAGCGCGGATTCGGTCTATCAGATTGCTGCCCATGAAGAGCATTTCGGGCTGGATCGCCTTTACGAGATTTGCGAAATCGCCTTCGATCTGGTCGCCCCCTACAACATCGGCCGCGTCATCGCCCGTCCGTTCATCGGCGAAACGCCCGCCGATTTCGAACGCACCGGCAACCGCCACGACTATTCCGTTCTGCCGCCAGAGCCGACCCTGCTCGATCGTGCCAAGGATGCCGGACGTCAGGTGCTGGCCGTTGGCAAGATCTCCGATATCTTCGCCGCTCAGGGCGTGACGAAAAAGATCAAGGCAACCGGCAACCCGGCGATCTTCGATGAAACGCTGAAGGCCATCGGCGAGGCAAAGGACGGCGATCTTGTCTTCTCGAACCTCGTTGATTTCGACATGCATTTCGGCCATCGGCGCGATGTGCCGGGTTATGCTGCGGCGCTTGAATATTTCGACGCCCGCCTTCCGGAACTGGAAGCCGTGCTACAGCCCGGTGATCTGGTGATCCTCACCGCCGACCATGGCTGCGACCCCACATGGCAGGGCACGGATCACACCCGCGAGCAGGTGCCCGTTCTGATGTTCGGGCCCGGCATCAAGGGGCGCTACGCCGGTCAGCGCCTGACCTTTGCCGACATTGGCGAGACGGTTGCCGATCACCTCGGCCTTGCGCCCGGAAAGCATGGAACCTCCTTTCTCAAGGACTGA
- the deoA gene encoding thymidine phosphorylase, which produces MLPQEIIRKKRDGGTLSAEEIQFFVKGITDGSVTEGQISALAMAVFFRGMALDERVALTLAMRDSGSVLDWSELDGPVVDKHSTGGVGDNTSLMLAPALAACGAFVPMISGRGLGHTGGTLDKFDSIPGYITQPDNALFRKVTREVGCAVIGQTADLAPADKRFYGIRDVTATVESIHLITASILSKKLAAGLQGLVLDVKSGSGAFMPTHEESIELAKSLVTVANGAGVKTAALITDMNEPLATAAGNAIEMKNAVQFLTGDAIDPRNWEITVALCAEMLLIGGVVASRDEGTEKIKEAFRSGRAAEKFAEMVAALGGPTDFIENMEDHLKLAPMVVDIYAEKAGLVEAIDTREVGIAVVELGGGRIRAADPIDHSVGFDGLAGLGQAVDGNTPIARVYANSDDQVAKATARIRAAYRIGETGAESRTIYDIIDQ; this is translated from the coding sequence ATGCTGCCACAGGAAATCATTCGCAAGAAACGCGACGGCGGCACCCTGAGTGCCGAGGAAATCCAGTTCTTCGTCAAGGGCATAACCGATGGATCGGTAACCGAGGGGCAGATCTCGGCGCTGGCCATGGCCGTCTTCTTTCGCGGCATGGCGCTCGATGAACGGGTGGCCCTGACGCTGGCCATGCGCGATTCCGGCTCGGTGCTGGACTGGTCTGAGCTCGATGGACCGGTGGTCGACAAGCATTCCACCGGCGGTGTCGGCGACAACACCTCGCTGATGCTGGCCCCGGCGCTGGCCGCCTGCGGGGCGTTCGTACCGATGATCTCGGGCCGTGGCCTTGGCCACACCGGCGGCACGCTCGACAAGTTCGATTCCATTCCCGGCTACATCACACAGCCGGACAACGCCCTGTTCCGCAAGGTGACAAGGGAGGTCGGCTGCGCCGTCATCGGCCAGACCGCCGATCTGGCCCCGGCCGACAAGCGCTTCTATGGCATCCGCGATGTTACCGCGACCGTGGAGAGCATCCATCTCATCACCGCCTCCATCCTGTCCAAAAAGCTGGCCGCCGGTCTGCAGGGGCTGGTGCTCGACGTCAAGTCCGGCTCGGGTGCCTTCATGCCGACCCATGAGGAAAGCATCGAACTGGCCAAGAGCCTTGTGACCGTCGCCAATGGGGCGGGTGTGAAGACCGCAGCCCTCATCACCGACATGAACGAGCCGCTCGCCACGGCGGCGGGCAACGCCATCGAAATGAAAAATGCGGTGCAGTTCCTGACCGGCGACGCCATTGATCCGCGTAACTGGGAGATCACCGTCGCGCTGTGTGCCGAAATGCTGCTGATCGGCGGCGTGGTCGCAAGCCGCGACGAGGGCACCGAAAAGATCAAGGAGGCCTTCCGGTCCGGGCGGGCTGCTGAGAAATTCGCTGAAATGGTTGCCGCTCTGGGTGGCCCCACCGATTTCATCGAGAATATGGAAGACCACCTCAAGCTGGCCCCGATGGTGGTCGATATCTACGCCGAAAAGGCGGGTCTGGTTGAGGCCATTGACACCCGTGAGGTCGGCATCGCCGTTGTCGAACTGGGTGGTGGCCGCATACGCGCTGCTGATCCCATCGATCATTCCGTCGGCTTTGACGGGTTGGCCGGACTTGGCCAGGCGGTAGACGGCAACACGCCGATCGCCCGTGTTTATGCCAACAGTGATGATCAGGTCGCCAAGGCAACCGCCCGCATCAGGGCCGCCTATCGCATCGGTGAGACGGGCGCCGAGAGCAGGACCATCTATGACATCATCGATCAGTGA
- the deoC gene encoding deoxyribose-phosphate aldolase produces the protein MDNKNLAQKAISLLDLTDLTGTCDDAAIEALCKRARTFYGNTAAVCVWPRFVAKARECLKGTTIRVATVVNFPHGGEDLFTTLAETEQALADGADEIDLVIPYHAFMAGRRGFAETMVERVRAAIPAPAKLKSILETGELKDPALIRAAADMAIDAGADFIKTSTGKVAVNATPEAAEIMMEAIAESGKAVGFKPAGGVRTLDDAGTYLAIAAKYMGSDWATPETFRFGASGVLDALLAEIKGETAKAGEGY, from the coding sequence ATGGATAACAAGAATCTGGCGCAAAAAGCCATCTCTCTGCTTGATCTGACCGATCTTACCGGCACCTGCGATGATGCCGCCATCGAGGCTCTGTGCAAACGTGCCCGGACCTTTTATGGCAATACGGCCGCTGTCTGCGTCTGGCCGCGCTTTGTTGCCAAGGCAAGGGAATGCCTCAAGGGCACCACGATCCGCGTTGCCACGGTGGTCAATTTCCCCCATGGCGGCGAAGACCTTTTTACCACTTTGGCGGAAACAGAGCAGGCACTCGCTGACGGTGCTGATGAAATCGATCTGGTCATCCCCTATCATGCCTTCATGGCGGGGCGGCGTGGCTTTGCTGAGACGATGGTGGAGAGAGTACGGGCGGCTATCCCGGCTCCGGCGAAACTCAAATCCATTCTCGAGACCGGCGAGTTGAAGGATCCTGCGCTGATCCGCGCAGCAGCCGACATGGCAATCGACGCCGGGGCGGATTTCATCAAGACCTCGACCGGCAAGGTTGCCGTCAATGCCACACCGGAGGCGGCGGAAATCATGATGGAAGCCATTGCTGAGAGCGGTAAAGCGGTTGGCTTCAAGCCTGCCGGTGGTGTAAGAACGCTGGACGATGCCGGGACCTATCTGGCAATCGCCGCAAAATACATGGGCTCGGATTGGGCGACGCCTGAAACCTTCCGCTTTGGTGCATCGGGCGTGCTCGACGCGCTGTTGGCGGAGATAAAGGGTGAAACCGCAAAGGCTGGAGAGGGTTACTGA
- a CDS encoding purine-nucleoside phosphorylase, with protein MVLGSGLGVLADEVENAQRFPYQSLPGFPVSSVSSHASELVVGSLMGVQVAILAGRAHYYEHGDATVMKQPLATLKALGCDQILLTNAAGSLREDIMPGELMLIDDHINWSGRSPLIGVESDDRFVGLTEAYDASIRAALAKAAEAADVALKSGVYAWFSGPNFETPAEIRAARILGADAVGMSTVPEVILARWMGLRVAAISTITNFGAGMTGNELSHEETKEMGPVGAQKLIRVIRAYLQAMAD; from the coding sequence ATGGTGCTTGGCTCAGGCCTTGGGGTTCTGGCCGACGAGGTCGAGAATGCCCAGCGTTTTCCCTATCAGTCCCTGCCGGGCTTTCCTGTGTCGTCCGTCTCGTCCCATGCGTCCGAATTGGTTGTCGGCTCGCTGATGGGCGTCCAGGTCGCCATTCTGGCTGGCCGGGCCCACTATTATGAACATGGCGATGCAACGGTCATGAAACAGCCGCTGGCAACCCTCAAGGCGCTTGGCTGCGACCAGATCCTTTTGACCAATGCAGCCGGGTCGCTGCGCGAAGACATCATGCCGGGCGAGCTGATGCTGATCGATGATCACATCAACTGGTCCGGTCGTTCACCGCTCATTGGCGTCGAGAGCGATGATCGGTTTGTCGGCCTCACCGAGGCCTATGATGCGTCGATCCGGGCCGCCCTTGCCAAGGCGGCTGAGGCTGCCGATGTGGCCCTCAAATCTGGCGTCTATGCCTGGTTCTCCGGCCCCAATTTCGAAACCCCGGCGGAAATCCGCGCCGCACGCATTCTGGGAGCCGATGCGGTCGGCATGTCCACCGTGCCGGAGGTCATTCTTGCCCGCTGGATGGGGCTGCGGGTTGCAGCCATTTCGACGATTACCAATTTTGGTGCTGGCATGACCGGCAACGAACTGTCCCATGAAGAGACCAAGGAAATGGGCCCGGTCGGCGCTCAGAAGCTGATCAGGGTGATCCGCGCCTATTTGCAGGCAATGGCGGACTGA
- the cdd gene encoding cytidine deaminase: MSTTTIAVTEDTLKLLALATDARKKAHVPYSRFPVGVALRTRSGTIHTGCNIENASYPEGWCAETSAISAMIMASSDVADSRAIEELVVIADHTPPITPCGGCRQRIREFGSPETVVHAADLGGIRQSFTLEALLPAAFDLEENR; the protein is encoded by the coding sequence ATGAGCACCACCACCATCGCCGTGACCGAAGACACACTCAAGCTGCTGGCTCTGGCAACAGACGCGCGCAAGAAGGCTCATGTGCCCTATTCGCGGTTTCCTGTCGGGGTCGCCCTGCGCACGCGTTCGGGCACCATCCACACCGGCTGCAACATCGAAAACGCCTCCTACCCTGAGGGTTGGTGCGCAGAAACCTCGGCTATCTCTGCGATGATCATGGCGAGCAGCGACGTGGCGGACAGCCGCGCCATCGAGGAACTGGTCGTCATCGCCGATCACACGCCGCCAATTACCCCATGTGGAGGTTGCCGTCAGCGCATTCGTGAATTCGGCAGCCCGGAAACCGTCGTGCATGCGGCCGATCTGGGCGGTATCAGGCAAAGCTTCACGCTGGAAGCCCTGCTGCCCGCCGCCTTCGATCTGGAAGAAAATCGCTAG
- a CDS encoding ABC transporter permease, with protein sequence MDFLQTLILTTDSAVRLSVPLLFACLAGLYSERSGVVDIGLEGKMLGGAFAAGCVAAITGSAWLGLLAAILVSIGLALVHGYASITQRGNQIVSGVAINFVASGLTALLGQAWFGRGGKTPQLPNTARFTEITLPFTEPMRNVPVIGPIYSNIISGHSLLVYAAFFAIPLTWWILYRTRFGLRLRAVGENPGAVDTAGISVAWMRYRAVIIAGILCGFAGAYLSIAQSAGFSKDMTAGKGFIALAALVFAKWKPLNALGACFLFGFLDAVAIRMQGTALPVIGEVPVQAMQALPYILTVILLAGFIGKSIPPKADGVPYTKER encoded by the coding sequence ATGGATTTCCTGCAAACACTCATTCTGACGACGGACTCCGCAGTGCGCCTTTCCGTGCCGCTGCTTTTTGCCTGCCTTGCCGGGCTCTATTCAGAACGCTCTGGCGTGGTCGACATCGGCCTTGAAGGCAAGATGCTCGGCGGGGCTTTTGCTGCAGGCTGCGTTGCCGCGATCACCGGCTCGGCATGGCTTGGCCTGCTGGCAGCCATTCTGGTTTCCATCGGGTTGGCGCTGGTCCACGGCTATGCGTCCATCACCCAGCGCGGCAACCAGATCGTCTCCGGCGTCGCCATCAACTTCGTTGCCAGCGGCCTGACGGCGCTGCTCGGGCAGGCATGGTTCGGACGCGGTGGCAAGACGCCGCAATTGCCCAACACCGCCCGCTTCACCGAGATCACCTTGCCCTTTACCGAACCGATGCGGAATGTACCGGTCATCGGGCCGATCTATTCCAATATCATCTCGGGCCACTCCCTGCTGGTCTATGCCGCCTTCTTCGCCATTCCGCTGACATGGTGGATCCTTTACCGCACCCGTTTCGGCCTGCGCCTGAGGGCCGTCGGGGAAAACCCCGGCGCTGTCGACACCGCAGGCATCTCAGTTGCTTGGATGCGTTACCGGGCCGTGATTATCGCTGGCATCCTGTGCGGATTTGCCGGGGCCTATCTTTCGATTGCCCAGTCGGCTGGCTTCTCCAAGGACATGACCGCAGGCAAGGGCTTCATTGCGCTCGCCGCTCTGGTCTTTGCCAAATGGAAGCCGCTCAACGCCCTTGGTGCCTGCTTCCTGTTCGGCTTCCTTGATGCGGTTGCCATCCGCATGCAGGGCACCGCGTTGCCGGTCATCGGCGAGGTGCCGGTGCAGGCCATGCAGGCCTTGCCCTACATCCTCACGGTCATCCTGCTGGCTGGCTTCATCGGCAAGTCCATTCCGCCCAAGGCGGATGGTGTGCCTTACACCAAGGAACGCTAG
- a CDS encoding ABC transporter permease, which yields MSAQNAKLPRWVDYGLIPLLNLTAALLVSGLVVLLIGENPLEAVYWLVQGSLGYSEGVGFTLYYTTNFIFTGLAVAVAAHAGMFNIGGEGQAYVGGLGVTLACLALDHYVPWYVTFPFALLGAVLFGAAWAAIPAYLQAKRGSHIVITTIMFNFISYSLMAYLLVEVFKQPGSMQPESRTFLEGGRLPFIHDVAGWFGIKMASSPLNLSFVVALLACVFVWALIWRTRLGYAIRTFGTNPDAAVYAGMNLSRIIIITMMISGGLAGLMALNEVMGAQNRLLLDYVTGYGFVGIAVALMGRSHPVGIIMASILFGMLYQGGAELAFEMPKITRDMIISIQGLVILFAGAMEHMFRPALVRIFTSRSDDLGQEA from the coding sequence ATGAGCGCACAGAATGCAAAACTCCCCCGCTGGGTCGATTATGGCCTGATCCCGCTGCTCAACCTGACGGCGGCCCTGCTGGTCTCCGGTCTGGTGGTGCTGCTGATCGGCGAAAACCCGCTGGAAGCCGTCTACTGGCTGGTGCAGGGATCGCTGGGCTATAGCGAGGGCGTGGGCTTCACGCTCTACTACACCACCAACTTCATTTTCACCGGCCTTGCCGTTGCCGTGGCAGCCCATGCGGGCATGTTCAACATCGGCGGCGAGGGGCAGGCCTATGTTGGCGGTCTTGGCGTCACGCTCGCCTGTCTTGCCCTTGATCACTATGTGCCATGGTATGTGACCTTCCCCTTCGCGCTGCTTGGCGCGGTGCTGTTCGGTGCCGCCTGGGCAGCCATTCCGGCCTACCTGCAGGCCAAGCGTGGCAGTCACATCGTGATCACGACGATCATGTTCAACTTCATCTCCTATTCGCTGATGGCCTACCTTCTGGTGGAGGTCTTCAAGCAGCCCGGATCGATGCAGCCGGAAAGCCGCACCTTCCTTGAAGGCGGGCGACTGCCCTTCATTCATGACGTGGCGGGCTGGTTCGGCATCAAGATGGCGTCCTCGCCGCTCAACCTGTCCTTCGTGGTGGCACTACTGGCCTGCGTCTTCGTCTGGGCGCTGATCTGGCGCACCCGGCTTGGCTATGCCATCCGCACCTTCGGCACCAACCCCGACGCCGCCGTCTATGCGGGCATGAACCTGTCGCGGATCATCATCATCACCATGATGATTTCCGGCGGCCTTGCCGGCCTCATGGCGCTCAACGAGGTCATGGGAGCGCAGAACCGACTGCTGCTCGACTATGTCACCGGCTATGGCTTTGTGGGTATCGCGGTGGCGCTGATGGGCCGCTCCCATCCGGTGGGCATCATCATGGCCTCGATCCTGTTCGGCATGCTCTATCAGGGCGGTGCCGAGCTGGCGTTTGAAATGCCCAAGATCACCCGCGACATGATCATTTCCATTCAGGGTCTGGTGATCCTGTTCGCCGGTGCCATGGAGCATATGTTCCGGCCCGCTCTCGTGCGGATCTTCACATCCCGGTCCGATGATCTCGGACAGGAAGCGTAG